One genomic region from Myxococcaceae bacterium JPH2 encodes:
- a CDS encoding DUF4859 domain-containing protein, producing MRVRPLRRSLLFTAVATFLGATAGFFVATDARADDPGTGMEQESREYYSDATMTQHVGGWWYDCNGNVRSWGVQTIYMTSYRSACY from the coding sequence ATGCGCGTTCGTCCCCTTCGTCGCTCCCTGCTGTTCACTGCGGTCGCCACGTTCCTGGGAGCTACCGCGGGCTTCTTCGTGGCCACGGATGCGCGGGCGGATGACCCCGGCACCGGCATGGAGCAGGAGAGCCGCGAGTACTACTCCGATGCCACCATGACCCAGCATGTGGGCGGCTGGTGGTACGACTGCAATGGCAACGTCCGCTCCTGGGGCGTGCAGACCATTTACATGACCAGCTACCGCTCCGCCTGCTACTAG